In one Mucilaginibacter ginsenosidivorax genomic region, the following are encoded:
- a CDS encoding prepilin-type N-terminal cleavage/methylation domain-containing protein: MLNHKLKAFTIMEVTIALLVSGILIAIVYVAFAVVGNSYHTFVFKNEESADLAQLDLLLSRDFRRADLIEKTDSGLFFKNNKDNIRYVLNSDYIVRTNGITDTFKFKTTRTNMLFEQHAVETGPDALNNRVDELELDLLLHNDKVTFHYYKLYSSANLFEQDTHAGN, encoded by the coding sequence ATGTTAAACCATAAACTAAAGGCCTTCACTATTATGGAAGTAACCATTGCACTGCTGGTGTCGGGGATACTGATCGCTATTGTTTATGTGGCATTTGCGGTTGTTGGCAACTCGTACCACACGTTTGTATTCAAAAACGAGGAATCTGCAGATTTGGCACAGCTCGATCTCTTGCTCAGCCGCGATTTCCGGCGCGCCGACCTGATTGAAAAAACTGATTCCGGTTTGTTTTTTAAGAACAATAAAGACAACATACGATACGTGCTTAATAGTGATTATATTGTGCGTACCAATGGCATAACAGACACCTTTAAGTTTAAAACAACCCGTACCAATATGCTTTTTGAGCAACACGCCGTTGAAACCGGGCCCGATGCTTTGAATAACAGGGTTGACGAACTCGAACTTGATTTGTTACTACACAATGATAAGGTGACTTTTCATTATTATAAATTGTACAGTTCTGCTAACCTTTTTGAACAAGATACACATGCCGGCAATTGA
- a CDS encoding type II secretion system F family protein, producing MNKIHMPAIDLSQYEKKKTPKPVKQERDGGIIGFLNRDISFGSKELNDKKKEYLYLELSSLLLAGINLKTSLELVTAEQEKESDKKLFAAIQDSVVNNGIALSKALEKSGKFSLYEVYSIQIGEETGQLAMVLQDLAKYYQGRIKQRRKIVSTLSYPCMVLLSSFGAVYFMLKVVVPMFADVLKRFGGQLPWITELVITISKGMETYFLPAFLLITAIVVFLFRVRKTIPYRKISSGFVLRVPVAGNLVKKIYLGRFCNSMRLLTGSHVPLLRAIALSRQMVGWYPIESSLQKVEDDILNGKSLHQSLQQFKIYPSKMIQLVRIGEESNKLDYFFSKIAEQYGEEVEYQTASLSSIMEPLFIIVVGFLVGVIMIAMYLPMFQMGNTFQ from the coding sequence TTGAACAAGATACACATGCCGGCAATTGACCTGAGCCAATACGAAAAAAAGAAAACACCCAAGCCTGTCAAACAGGAACGTGATGGTGGCATTATTGGATTTTTAAACCGGGACATCAGTTTTGGAAGCAAGGAACTTAACGATAAAAAGAAAGAATACCTATACCTGGAGCTAAGTTCGCTCCTATTAGCTGGCATCAATTTAAAAACCAGCCTGGAACTGGTAACCGCCGAACAGGAAAAGGAAAGCGACAAAAAACTATTTGCAGCCATACAGGATAGTGTAGTGAATAACGGCATAGCCCTTTCCAAAGCCCTTGAAAAATCGGGGAAGTTTTCCCTATACGAGGTATATAGCATACAGATTGGCGAAGAAACCGGCCAACTGGCCATGGTGCTGCAGGATCTGGCCAAATATTACCAGGGCAGGATAAAGCAAAGGCGCAAGATAGTTTCCACACTTTCCTATCCATGCATGGTACTGCTGTCGTCATTTGGCGCGGTGTATTTTATGCTAAAGGTGGTGGTGCCCATGTTTGCCGATGTACTTAAACGTTTCGGCGGGCAGCTGCCCTGGATCACCGAGCTTGTGATTACGATATCTAAGGGAATGGAAACCTATTTTCTGCCCGCTTTTCTATTAATTACCGCTATCGTTGTTTTCCTCTTCCGGGTGCGCAAAACCATACCTTACCGCAAAATATCTTCCGGTTTTGTATTGAGGGTTCCGGTGGCAGGCAACCTGGTGAAAAAGATATACCTGGGCCGCTTCTGCAATTCCATGAGGTTGCTTACAGGTTCGCACGTGCCGTTGTTAAGAGCTATAGCTTTGAGCAGGCAGATGGTGGGCTGGTACCCTATTGAATCATCACTCCAAAAGGTAGAAGACGATATCCTGAACGGCAAATCGCTGCACCAGAGTTTGCAGCAGTTCAAGATCTATCCCTCCAAAATGATACAACTGGTAAGGATTGGCGAAGAGTCAAACAAACTGGACTACTTTTTTTCCAAAATAGCCGAACAGTACGGCGAGGAAGTAGAATACCAGACAGCCTCCCTAAGCAGTATTATGGAGCCCCTTTTTATCATCGTAGTGGGCTTCCTGGTGGGGGTGATTATGATTGCCATGTACCTGCCGATGTTCCAGATGGGCAATACATTTCAGTAG